The following coding sequences are from one Leishmania major strain Friedlin complete genome, chromosome 36 window:
- a CDS encoding hs1vu complex proteolytic subunit-like, which translates to MFRRLATRSTSLVTGAAVQARHTTILSVRKGSKVILIGDRQVTLGERIVAKSSACKLRKLNDNVVIGFAGSTADAFALMEKLENKLNDFPEQLSRAAVELAKDWRTDRALRRLEASLIVCSKEETLEIDGQGNVITPEADGIIAIGSGGTYAKAAARALIDVDGYDAERIARKAMRIATDIDVFSNSNWDVEILTRDEEAVKKDEAENEAQGKE; encoded by the coding sequence ATGTTCCGTCGTCTTGCCACCCGCTCCACGTCCCTCGTGACGGGGGCCGCCGTGCAGGCGCGTCACACCACCATTCTTTCCGTGCGAAAAGGCAGCAAAGTAATCCTTATTGGGGACCGTCAGGTGACTTTGGGCGAGCGTATCGTGGCGAAGAGTAGCGCCTGCAAGCTGCGCAAGCTCAACGACAACGTTGTGATTGGCTTCGCCGGCAGCACGGCGGATGCTTTTGCGTTGATGGAAAAGCTGGAAAACAAGCTGAACGACTTTCCGGAGCAACTGTCTcgcgctgcggtggagcTGGCAAAGGACTGGCGCACCGACCgcgccctccgccgcctcgaggCATCCCTCATTGTGTGCAGCAAGGAAGAGACGTTGGAGATTGACGGGCAGGGCAACGTAATCACCCCGGAGGCTGACGGCATCATCGCCATTGGCTCGGGTGGCACGTATGCCAAGGCGGCGGCTCGTGCGCTTATTGACGTTGACGGCTATGATGCGGAGCGCATCGCGCGCAAGGCGATGAGGATTGCAACCGATATCGATGTCTTCAGCAACAGCAACTGGGATGTGGAGATCTTGACGCGTGATGAAGAAGCGGTAAAGaaggacgaggcggagaaTGAGGCGCAGGGCAAGGAATAG